Genomic segment of Seriola aureovittata isolate HTS-2021-v1 ecotype China chromosome 1, ASM2101889v1, whole genome shotgun sequence:
TGACTATAACCATCTACCGCTATCTCCTCTTCTTGTCACTTctttctcatcctcttcctccctcccatctcctctcctctataAATCTCTCTTTCCAAAACATCCCAAGAGATGGCCACTGTGGGACGCTGCCTAGTGTGAGGGCGTTAAaatgtgatgctgctgttaATTAAGGTCAATATGGGTGTGGTGCAGCATGGCTTTCAGGGGCAGATAATGGAGGACAGGAATGAGACTTAATACTGTTATGTTTGCTGAGAGCTTCATCAAAGTCCAGCTGCTGGCCGTTGATAGAGATGTCCATGCAGCCATGGTAAAACGCCGTCACTGGGGTGGAAGGTAATGGGACATCGTCTAGGACAGTCAGTGAGAATGACAATAATGAGAGATGGTGCTATATATAGATAAACCAAGATTATAACAtggtacaaaataaaaaaataaaaaaaagtaaaataataacataaacaacaaacacattaagTACAAAATTAGAACAAAGACAGCAAATGTACATTCCCCCTTTGGACTTTAATCTTGTCGTCAGGACAGAGGATAACCTTTTATGAGATGTCTTATGAAATGTCACACTGGTCTAGTGGGACAGCAATTCAGTTTACTGGGGTTTGAAATTGGCCTTCCTAGAATATGACTTCTGACACTCACTGGGAACCATTGAAGAGTGGTTGGCACTGTGGATTACTTTTGGTCAGAACACGGATAATTGTATTTCTGGGCTAGCTGGAGACAAACAAAACTTTGAAAAAGCTGTAACTTTGTTACAATCTCGCAAACTTTACTGAATTCATGTATTCAGTCAGAAATTCTACAACAAATCTATGAGTGTTATTTGTTTAGAGAAAGGTAAAATAACTATTGACAAAGGTTTTAGCAATGCTTGCAGTATGGTTCAATGGTTCTTAGTGggtccatcactttggtccaaactgaaatatctcagtagCAACTGGGTGGATTGCTGTGAacttttgtacagacattcatgtcctgGACTTTTAATCTAGCGCCATCATCTGGTCAAAAATTTTAATTGTCCAATATTTTAGTCTCTGACCAAAATCCAGCAAAAACTAATGATATTCCCATTATCCTGCTGTCCTAGCTGTacttttgtgtttagtgctaatcaGCAAATGCTATAATGCTAAATGAGGAAGTGGcaatggtaaacattatacctgcatGTTAGGATTGTCACAgtgagtatgttagcatgctgacattaccATTTAgatacagcctcacagaggcTGTAGACTCTTATGGAGGAGACTCGCTGAAAGCGAACAAATCGTGCAAATTCGCCTCCGCCATTTCTCTCTTGGAGCAGTGGGTGTGTCAACGCTTGCAAACAACCATTCACTGTCTGAGAAAACCAGACTTCTATTCATGTTTTTGGAGTACTTAAACAAACCTGAAAATCTACTTTCAGTAGAGAGCAGCTTTCAGTCTTGCTCTTGGAGCATAATCAAGAAGATACTCCATTTACATTTGCTTTGAAACTGTTTTCCAGTGTAAGAAAGTCTTGGAGAAAGCTCTTACACATTGGCCACATAGGCCTGATCGTGGTGACCATATGTGGCTAATACATTTGTTCATAGTTATCATCAAAGCATTACTTTTGTACTTTGTTACTTGTATTTGCTGCTTTGACTAACCTGGGATCCCACCAATATATGTACTGATGGGGTTCTGCATGGTGGTGTTGAGGCGCTTCAGTGCCTCCTGCAGATCGTCAGATTTCATGTAGGTAACGGCTGAGGAGTTGGCTGAGATTTGGATTTCTGTAGGAGTcacattcagctgcagtgtcagcCGATCAGGGTAACACAGCATCAGTGAGTCCAGCCTCGCCACGGAGACGCCGTCCAGGAACACTTGCAAATTCTGGGAGCATGGAGGACGATAGCATGGCAAAGTTTCATGTGCATTtttgcatgtatatgtgtgaagAAATGCAGAGATACATATGGGCTTATTTTTAACAAACGTGTGATTGAACTCACAGCATCATCACCTCCCGATGTCACCACAGCGACCGACAGCGGGACTGTGGTGTTGTCGACAAGAGCAAAGAGGACACCTGTGCCAGTTGATGGACGTATATTCATCTTTACATCCACATTCCAGCTCCCAGAATCACCTAGTTAAACACATCCataaacacagggaaacacaaatacaaacttgTGTTACTTCGTTCGGCTGGAAAGTTAGAAACTAGGTAAATTTCctagttttttttatcagaaccAAAGAGCCCATGTTGTAGGTTTACTCAACTCAAATATCTTATATTCTCAAAATCCCATGGTTACAACTCTAAAGAAAGTCTGTCTAAATTCCTGAGAGGTTCTGTCAAGAAATGATGTGGAATTAATGGAACATACATGTTGTAACAGCGACAATGGGACCTACCACATATGTTTACTTTGTACCTGTGCAGGTCTGTACTACTACATGAAATAggtcttcatttaaaaagtggAGTTTTTCCTGTGTGGAATGATATGCTCCTTTGTTCATGCGTTTCCTTCGGGTGTTTCAGTTTCTTCCCAGCCCAACACACTGGCATGTTAGTCACATACCTTTAAACCAAAGCACCGTGCTCAAAGCTACATTTGATCCTACAGCACTGCGCTGCGGCTGCTCAATGCTCTTAATGAGTTATGATGGACCTAATGCAGAGGCCAAATTTCCCCACAGGGATTAATAAAGTATAACTTAACTTACTCACTGTAGTCAATGTTGAAGTGCGCCAGTCCCCCCCCGGTGAAGAAAGATCCTCGTTCCACATACACAAAGCAATGTTTACTCGTCTTCTCCTGGATGACCTCCTTGACCCCAGATGCACCCTGATTCATCAAGTTCCAGCCTCGGATGCAGCCATCAAGTCGAGGGTTGATCTGACAGACGGACGGAAACAGAGTACAGCAGTATGGATTTCTGCTCTTAAGTATAGTCAACCAATGTAAATACCCAAACACTTGCTtcatattgttgttatttatttaagtcCTGTTGTGGCAAGGAAACAGAATCCAATGTCTGCCGAGTGATTTAGTTGTATGTGTTAACTGTCAGATAACCATCTTACAGGTTTGATGATGTTGTCAGTGCGGTTGGGCAGACCAGCGATGTAGACCTTGGTCTCCAGTTTGccatttactgaagtaaagaGACTCTCTGGGCTGTTGATGCTCATCACAGCTTCCTTGCTGATCTTCACACTGATGCTGCTCTCCAGTTCATCCACAGAGATCTGCATGTTACACATGATACCACGGTAACTTTTACAACATTGTACTCGGCACAGTTAAGCACCAGAGCGCACAATTACCCTTAACACAATCCACCTTTCATCAGTTCGGTTTATCAATTAGCACTTCAGCTACTGCTACTGTGTATCAGCCATAGGGGAGCAAACGGAGTACATGTAGGGAATAACTGGACTACAGCTCTTTCTCACCACATGCCACTGTCCATCATTTATGGCTTTTCCTCCGCTGGTGACCTTGAATGTGTGCTGGTTTTTGAACTGGACTTCAATGCGACCGCCCCTTAGTCCCAACATGAACCACGAGTCCTGTGAGGACTCAGCATACAGAACAACTCCCTCAGGGTCAAATGTGCGGAAGTCAAACTCTGCTGCAAACCTAACAACGGCAGGAGACAGAAATACAAGTTGTCACCGTAATCTGACTATAATtatgttcaaatgtaaatagTATTGTCTATATAAATacttttgcatgttttcacaaaaaaaaaaaacatgtacacTTCACACCACTAAAATCCAGTATGGAATGAAAATCAGCTTCTGGAGGTATAAACTAGTTTGAAAACAATATCATGTACTTTTGTCACTATCAAAATAACATATTTGTTTCAACCACATCTTACGATTCATCCAACAATtctggaaaaaaatgtgtgtgtgtgataaacacATACTTTGTGTTCTCTGGCAGACGGAAACGCAGATAGATGACAGGTAGGCCTGCAAACTGCTCCCCCAGGTACAGCATCTCAGAGTGTTTGTGGTCATACAGGTCCACACAAGCAGGGATTCTTTCACAATATCGTTCATCCTCCGCCAAACGAAGACCCTCACGACCATCACAGTAGCATGCATAGCTGCCCACTGTGTTTATACAAGTGCCATCGCACACATTGAACTCGCACTCATCCACATCTGCAGCATCAGGAGAAGAAACATTTAGAGGGCAGTGATCTGTGGTTCAGTGTCTGTGGTAGCTTTTTGATGGAAGGTGTGTGATTACAATACGTGTACCATCAGTGGGAAGATATGGTTGAATGTAGTTAGTTTTGTCACCTGTCAGACTCCAGGAGGTAATAAATTGAGGTCTCACCGTTGCAGGTTTTGGAAGTGAAGTTATATTTAAACCCCAGTGGACACTGGCACTTGTACATGCCAGGACTGTTGACACATTTAGCCGGTGCTTCACAGATTCTTGGGTACAGGAGGCATTCATCAATATCTGGAAAACAGTGAATCAAAAGTGACAATGAGCAAATGGTTTTGTAAGAATTTGTACTATGAACGGtctgattagaaaaaaaaaggctaataAACTATATTGGGTTGATTGCAAATGTAATTTTGGTACATggatgaaaatattaaatgtgaGAGAAATTACAATAACTACAATACTTATACTCCATgtttcaaataattaaaataattaacagatCAATATAAAATAATCGATAGCTGAATGGTTAGGGCACATGCCACATGCGCTCAAATGCCCTGAGCTGCAAGTCCCTGGTTTGACAACCAGCCAGCCGGACCATTTGCTACGTGTCATTCCCCTACTCTCTCCCTGcatttcctttctgtctccACTTCCGCTCtgtaaaaaacacagacaatgcCCTTAATAGTAacttgtatatgtatgtatatatatatatatatatatatttatatatacaagctcaaacatcaaaaaaatccCATAATTTGGGTTTTGTATTGATGGACTATGTGCAAAATCAGCTGTAAATCTCCACAgcctattaaaaaaaagaaaaatagagaaagCAAATTTACCAAACTGACTCAGTCCATGTTTGTGAAGACTTTGAACTATCAAAGATAAACACTGACTGAGCTGCCAAGACAAAAtaggacagagagaaatatgCAGAATAACAAGCATCTAAAAACTACGAGACTGCTGGTCTGTTCGCAGCAAAGGGGAAGAACCATCTTTTTAGATGTTATGAGCTTTTTCTCATTCTGTTACATAAGAGGTCAACTCTGATCAGCTTTAGAAATAACAAATGGTGCAGGCCCAGAGGACGACAGCTGGTAGAACAGAGTTTTTGTTATGAAGTGTGCAGGGCTCCACCATTCATATTAGTACATATGAAGGAAgtcatcaaaaagaaaaacacacagtgtagaAACATCCgtgttttctcagctgcttAGTAGCACTATATGTTCCCCTACTATAGGGACAGTAATGCAGCCAGATGGTCTTCATATATGTGACCTAAGTCATTAatacacagaggaagaacattAAATTgtacttttctgtcttttggtGGTTTTGAAATTAATTCAACTTTGACATTGTTGCAGTGCATCTGCACAAATTGAAATTGACATGAATGAGGCCTTACCCACACAGTCGATTTTGTTATTGATGAAGAAGCCCTCTTCACACATGCAGTGGAAACTACCGGGGACGTTGTAACATTTTTGGTTACATCCCGCTGGAAAGTCTGGATCTGAACACTCATTGATGTCTGCCCAGTCAACACATCACACAACAACATGTATCAGCATCTGGTTCAATCATTTTTAAACAGTTCAATTAATCAGCTTGAAAGTTGAATTAAGTCTAATTTTaagtatgaaatattaatacagGATATTTAAGCTAaactaaaacatgtaaaatttcAAATTATGTATCAGCACTCACCGTCCTCACAGCGTGGCCCCTTCCAGCCGggcttacacacacacgtgaagGAGGCCTGGCCATCCACGCAGCGCTCTGAACCCTCCTTGTAGCATGGATACGGTGTACACTGGTTACTGATCTCTGCCATGCAACAAACAGGTTTAGATGTTGATGAAAGCCTTTGAAAGCATAAACTGACAGAAAAGTACAAACATCGTCACTTAAACAGCCTCGGTAAAGCTCCTCACCTGTCACACAGGTGCGAAGGTCTGAGGGGATAGCAGAATCCAAGTTCTGGTTGTTAATGCCGACACGGTGTGAACCCAGACACACTGCAACAAAGAGTGGTCTTTATCAGGGTAGGGAAACAAAGATTATACCACAACATATCACATGATCAATTTCTATAAACTTACCAACATATTTGGGATAGAAGTATTCCtgggaaaaaacacaataaacagatgaagattcaacaagattttaaaatacacatttgacAATAAGAACAAGAcgataaagaaagaaaagtgtgtgcTGAAAGTGATATTACATCCAGCTATGCTCCAAATCAATACACCAACATTTTaagtttactttctttttctaaatttttctggaagaaaattaaatgtttgaaagAAATAGCATCTGATCTAtagctgaaatgattatttaattGAAAGAAAACTTTTAGATATTAGTGCAAAGGTGCAGAACATTCTCTTCAAATGAGGAAATTTGCTTTTTTAGTCCTCTGTACTAAGATACATTTAGATTTTGGAGTGTGtgtcagacaaaataagacatcTGAAGTCTGGTCTGATCTGAGTCCAGATCTGGAATACTGTGATTggcatttttaataatttcttgACAAGTTATAGACTAAactttgattaattaatcaagaaaatgatcTAATTGTTGCATTAGTCTGATCTCTGGCTTgcaattttctttcattctccctgttttcacttcttctttCTCATGCACCATCCCAATTTAGAAGAGAATTGCCATGGCTATTCCACTTCATTCACTATTGGATTTGTATAAAAATCAGAAATGTAGTCAGCGTTGAGGAGGTCTGGAGGTCAGGGGTCACTACTCCTCTTACCGTTTCCGGCTGGTTCTCAAAGATCTCCCTGGCCTCCTCCTTGTTGCACAGCTCCTCGATGCACTCTCTCTCCAGGTTGCCCTTCTTGCTCTCCTCAAACAGAGAGTTGGCTCTTTTGTGCCTGCTCAGGAACTGGGTGGCTGTGCTCTGGCTCAGGACTGCGACAgacatggaaacacaaacacactcaattAAATATAGTGTGTAATGTTATATTTCCATTGTCAGTGTTGCTTGAATGCTTACAACAATCAGGACTCAACAAGCCTATTAGAGTGTAAGTTACCCTGTGTGATACTCTCACATGTGTGTTTAATACAAGCTACATTAGAAGAACACATGACTGATCCCAGCAGGAATTTAACTCTCTGTTTCCTCATGACAGATGGCTGATGTGGCTGGTGCCTGCATGGACAAAGTGGACAACCTAATTACTCTTCTATGAATTGGcctggaaaaaaatgtcattgcgAAACCATTATTTCCCAGAAATGACCCCTAGTTGTTGTAACAAGCAGCACGTTGTCCAAGCATTGTTTCACGGGGTAGAGAGGAGTCATGACCCCTGCACATACTCTGTTCCCCGTTTGCTGCTCTCATGTTAAACAAAGTTTTAAACATTTCCCAAATGCTCACATTCGGTTCCCAAAAGCTGAAAGACGCTGCTCGTTTCAAACTGGGGCAATGACACCGAAAACGGGCTATTCCCGAGAATTACTTTAACAAGGCAGAGTTAAACATGTAAAACCGCAAAATCCAAACACTTACATCGATAAGCATCGACGAGCGTCACAAGAAACACGAGACAAGCCAAGGATTCCCCAAGTGCCCGTTTCTTTCTCCACATAGTCGAGCCGTTCTTCCTGCTAGGCCACGGTTTGGCTCTGGGTACAGACTGGGCTGAGTGCAGGTCcgtgtggggaaaaaaaaaactttattcttCCCGAAAGTGTTTTcgtagggagagagagagagagggagagagggggagagaggggggagaagtGGAGGAGGCTGCCAGGGGAGCAGATACAGAGGGGTGTGAGGGGACGCAGCTAGGGAGCGCTGCTATCACGGTCACGCACTCTGCCATGTTGCTGCTTTGAGGGGCTGCAGGTGGTGGTCGAAGGGACTCATGcagaaacatttctgaaaacaaCGTGAGGTCAAAGGAGCACAAAAAGGATTTCTGTCCACGGTGGAGATTTATTAAGTACTCGGTCtggttttgtgtttctcagttgtatttaaacttaaacttgTTGCTACCAACAATTTCCTGAACCTAGTAAAACCGCACATGAAGGCACCACCAGTGCTATAACCCCATGGGCGGATTAAGGGGAATGGGCCCCTGGGCAGAGACAGGTAAAAGCCCCCGCAATACCCCCAGACTGAAAGAAACATGTCTATGGTTatattctgtctctttgttgttttgcttgtcTATAGTCGTCGCTTTGTGTCTTAGTGGTCATTGATAATGCATACAGTATCCACCCTTAAAAAATTGTTAGGCTGATATGTTAGCCAGCAATTCATAGCGGAAATAAGTTGCTTAATTGATTGGTtaattgacaaaaaatattttgtttattgattGATCGCGCTGGTAATTTCTTAAGAAGAACAAGTAGGAAAAAATCCTACACATTCTCAGGTTACTGCTTTTCCTTGTCATGTAAGATAAAgacctttgggttttggactttttctcagacaaaataattgcagattaatgaataataataataattgttagttgtatgaaacatgaaacatttgcCAAGCTACTTAGCTATTTACACGTCTAGCACAAGCTAATATGAGAAGCCTTTAGAGTTGTTTTTTGGtgcaagtccaatattcacttttcactctctgctgtttgcttaGCTTACATATGGGGAAATAGATCAGAGCGTAGGCTTTATTCAACCATATTATCTACACAATAAAATAGAAGAAGCTGCTGTACAGGCTGCAAAATTTTGCGCAACATCTTTATGTTACAGTTTGCTTGAATGGCAATTTGAATCCCAGATACCATGTTAGAGATTCTGCTATTTATTATTCTAAAAATGAATGCACTAGTTGTCAATTATTTATCAACTTTTCTCCATATCTGAAAGACTactacaaatattttttcaatgtcATTCATGCAGAATGGCAagagggaaaaatgaaaaaataaaattaaaatctggAGAAGGACTTGAATAGAcacttacaaaacaaaaacaaacaattattgGCAATATGATTCAGCAAGACGTCCATTTTAAGTTCAGATGATTCACTGTACATGATAATAGACAAACGACCACACTGCCAATGGACCACACTGGGAAACAGCTTGACATCATGTAGAAGGCATTTGTTTGAAATGGACCGTAGAGCTTTTTACGGCAAATGTTTGGCTTTTCATGGAAGAAAAAGTAACAGGTGGAAGTAATAACACTAATTAAAGCTCTGTTGCATTGAGATTTCCCAGTAAACTATAACGCACATTTATGGCACCTGTGCTGGGAAAAAGGTCTGGATTCACTGATTCATAACAAACTACAGTGGACACACTTATGTGAAAACATCTTCCTGACGCCATCATCTGACTTATTTTAACTTTACTAACTGAAACGAAATGTGAGTCTCTACATTAGAgtttagagacttttttttaacaaatgacacagacacaacatttGCATTAATATTGGTTTCATTTAGTTattcagggaaaaaaacacatcacattttctcCATTCATTCAACTGTTTTATGTACACAAATATCAGACTTATCttaatactttttaaaatatttgtacAAAATACACTGTTCTCCCTTTATAATATGTGTTTATCTGAAGAGGCGTTTTACTGCAAAAGGTCAGCAGATGTGCGTTGTTAATTTGTGATAGATTGATGGGCTTATTTGAAGGGTTGTTAATATTATTGCATGCTGAAACACAATTATTGCATAAGTCATTCCTGTGTGGGCTTCAGGGTGGAGGAGTTCCAATTACTGTAACTTCCATTACCCTACCAACTCAGCTGATGTTTCTGGGAAGGTTTTGCTTAAAGTGATAATAAATATGATTACCAGGTTAGGGATGAGAGACAGAACTGTCTGGTGGTTTATACTTCAGTCCTAGTCTCCTCAGTcttagccaaaaaaaaaaaaaagaagaaaaccagaGGAGAGTTAgtaactgatggaaaaaaacactcCCCAGGTTAAAGCAACACTGCTCTCTTAATGTTTCGTCAATGTTATTACTGTGTTACATACATAAAATGTTTGGGGGGGAATATATTGGCAAACGTTTATTGAAAAGGATCAGTGGTTCTATacaagaggaaagaggagattCACTATATCAGACCAGAGTAGAATAACCGTGTTGCCACAGTCTTCAGTAAAATTACaggttgtgatttttttattaatttttttaacaagTGGGATGCTGCCTTTCCTGACCTGCAACACTGGGATAATTCAATTGGCAATACAACTCGTCATATCAGTCACTCATGcgcacactgacacaaacacgcacatacacacaaaacacacacaaaacacacacacacacacacacacacacacacacacacacacacacacacacacacacacacacacacacacacacacacacacacacacacacacgcctaaGTCATTCAATTCAGACGCACAGCAAGAAATCTGTATGACAAGACACAGATAGAAAA
This window contains:
- the pros1 gene encoding vitamin K-dependent protein S isoform X2; amino-acid sequence: MWRKKRALGESLACLVFLVTLVDAYRFLSQSTATQFLSRHKRANSLFEESKKGNLERECIEELCNKEEAREIFENQPETEYFYPKYVVCLGSHRVGINNQNLDSAIPSDLRTCVTEISNQCTPYPCYKEGSERCVDGQASFTCVCKPGWKGPRCEDDINECSDPDFPAGCNQKCYNVPGSFHCMCEEGFFINNKIDCVDIDECLLYPRICEAPAKCVNSPGMYKCQCPLGFKYNFTSKTCNDVDECEFNVCDGTCINTVGSYACYCDGREGLRLAEDERYCERIPACVDLYDHKHSEMLYLGEQFAGLPVIYLRFRLPENTKFAAEFDFRTFDPEGVVLYAESSQDSWFMLGLRGGRIEVQFKNQHTFKVTSGGKAINDGQWHVISVDELESSISVKISKEAVMSINSPESLFTSVNGKLETKVYIAGLPNRTDNIIKPINPRLDGCIRGWNLMNQGASGVKEVIQEKTSKHCFVYVERGSFFTGGGLAHFNIDYSE
- the pros1 gene encoding vitamin K-dependent protein S isoform X1, whose translation is MWRKKRALGESLACLVFLVTLVDAYRFLSQSTATQFLSRHKRANSLFEESKKGNLERECIEELCNKEEAREIFENQPETEYFYPKYVVCLGSHRVGINNQNLDSAIPSDLRTCVTEISNQCTPYPCYKEGSERCVDGQASFTCVCKPGWKGPRCEDDINECSDPDFPAGCNQKCYNVPGSFHCMCEEGFFINNKIDCVDIDECLLYPRICEAPAKCVNSPGMYKCQCPLGFKYNFTSKTCNDVDECEFNVCDGTCINTVGSYACYCDGREGLRLAEDERYCERIPACVDLYDHKHSEMLYLGEQFAGLPVIYLRFRLPENTKFAAEFDFRTFDPEGVVLYAESSQDSWFMLGLRGGRIEVQFKNQHTFKVTSGGKAINDGQWHVISVDELESSISVKISKEAVMSINSPESLFTSVNGKLETKVYIAGLPNRTDNIIKPINPRLDGCIRGWNLMNQGASGVKEVIQEKTSKHCFVYVERGSFFTGGGLAHFNIDYSDSGSWNVDVKMNIRPSTGTGVLFALVDNTTVPLSVAVVTSGGDDANLQVFLDGVSVARLDSLMLCYPDRLTLQLNVTPTEIQISANSSAVTYMKSDDLQEALKRLNTTMQNPISTYIGGIPDDVPLPSTPVTAFYHGCMDISINGQQLDFDEALSKHNSIKSHSCPPLSAPESHAAPHPY